GGCGGCGCCCTCGGGTTCGGCGGCGAGGAATCGGCCGGCGCGTCCTTCCTGCGCCGGGACGGCTCGGTGTGGACCACGGACAAGGACGGCATCATCCTCGCCCTGCTCGCCTCCGAGATCACGGCGGTCACCGGCAAGACGCCGTCCCAGCACTACTCCGGCCTGACCGACCGCTTCGGCGAACCGGCCTACGCCCGCATCGACGCCCCCGCCTCCCGCGAGCAGAAGGCCCTGCTCGCCAAACTGTCCCCGGCGCAGGTCAGCGCCGACACGCTGGCGGGGGAAGCGGTCACGGCCGTCCTCACCGAGGCGCCCGGCAACGGAGCGGCCCTCGGCGGCATCAAGGTCACCACCGCCAACGCCTGGTTCGCGGCCCGCCCCTCGGGCACCGAGGACGTCTACAAGGTCTACGCCGAGTCGTTCCTCGGCGCCGACCACCTCGCCCGGGTGCAGGAGGAGGCCAAGGCCGTGGTGCTGGGCGCACTCGGCGGCTGACCCGGACCCGTCGTACGGACGGCCTCCGCGCCGCGGGCGCGGAGGCCGTCCGCGTGCGCCCGTCGCCGGCCGGGCGGGCCCGCCGGGGACGCGTGACCGGGCGGGCCCGCGGGAGACGTCCGGCCGGCGACGGGCGCACGCGTGCACCGCGCGCAGCGCCCGGCCGGCCCTCGGCGCGGTCCGCACCACGGCGAGCGCGAGCCCGTGGCCCCGGCCGCACCACCCGCACGCCCGTCGTTCGTGACGAAGCCCTCCCCCGGGTCCGGGGGAGGGCGGGGTCCCCGTCCGGCAGCGGTCCGCGCGGCCGGCCGGCTCCGTGGGCCGTCCGGTGGTGCGCGGACCGGGCTCGGCACCGGACGTTCGTGCCCGGCGGAGAGGAGAGGGGGGAAGGGGTGGGGCGTGCCGTCAGGCGGCGGACGGCGCCTGTGCCGGCTCCGCGGCCTGGAGCAGGGAGTCGTCCTCCGGGCGGGCCCCGGACAGTTGGTGGCGGGCCGCGATCAGGGCCATGTCCACGTCCTTGGTCCCCGTGGCCACGCACAGCGTGTACGAGATGTCCGCGAGCCGCTGCCGTGCCTGCGGAGTGCTCTCCTCCGCCCCGAGCAGCGTGAGGGTCTCGTACTGGGCGATCAGGTCCTTCAGTACCGCGGGGTGTGCCATCAGCATGAGATCCGCCTCCCTGGGCTTCGCGAAGTCGACGTCGGTCATGAATCGTTGTCGATCATGAGTCGCTGCGCGGATACCCGCGTCCGCGATCGGTATGCCCCCGGTTTCTCCGGACGGGGGACGGGTGGGACGTGGGACCCGCACGGGCCGCCGGGCCCCGCCGTGAGCCGTGAGCCGTGCCCGCGGTCCCCGGCCGGCCGCTCGCGGGAACGCCCCCCTGACCGGCCGCCGTGCCCCGGGCCGTTCACGGGCACCACGGTGCCGGGCCCCGCTGACGGCGCGCTGATCCGGGGGAACCGGCGCGCCGGCCCGCCCCGGCGTACCGGAGCGGCCGGAAACCGGCGTCTGGCTGGAAAACTCCCGCGCGCACAACCGGCCTCCCCGGTTCCGGCCCTCGGCGGAGGGCGTGTACCCGCCAACGCCGCCCGGTCGCATCACCGGTCCGCCGCGCCCCGCGCACCACCCCCGCCACCCCCCGTACGATGCACGTACACGTTCGGTGACGCCCCCTCGCGAAACCGCCGCACGATCTTCACGCGGCGAACGCTTTCAGCCGGTCGGCGTACGGGCCCCCGCGGCGGGGGCAGACGGCGCGCTCACCGCGTGCCTAGCCTCCCGGGCCATGCGATCATCTCTGCTGAGACGCCTCGGTCTCACCGCCGCCCTCGCCTTCGTCCTCACCGTCTTCGGCCTCGCTCCGAGTGCCGGCGCCGCCGATCCCGCGCCGGCCGCGCTGACCTTCAGCGCCGACAGTGCCACCGTCACGCCCGGCGGCACGGTGAACCTGTCGATGACCCTCACCAACAACAGGACGTACGACATCTGGTTCGTCCACCAGACCATCGACCCGACCTGGCTCACCACCCAGCGTCCCGACCTGAAGTACGGCTTCACCGGCTGCGGCCTGGCCACGGCCGCCGGCAGCACCCCCTGCAGCGGCACCGGACCCGCCAACCTCGGCGGCAACTACGGCGCCACCATCCCGCCCGGGCAGAGCCGCACCGTCACGCTGACCCTCCAGGTCGCCGCCGACTCCGGCTGCAACGGCAACATCGGCTTCTACTCGTACTACTACGCCGAGTTCAGCGACAGCGGCAACAGCAGCGGCGGACCCGTCTACACGCCGGAGACGCGCGTGGTCTGCGCCTGACGGACTCCGGCCCCGGCGCGGCTGACCTGAAACGGACCCTTCGGGCAGGTCCCCGCCCGGTCCGGGTCACCGGCACTTCGCCCGGCGGGCCGCAGTGGCCCGCCGGTGCGGCGTCCGGGGCCGCGACCAGCGGCCCCCTCCGTCCGCGTGTCGCCACCCCTTGGGCGACGGCGACGGGGAAAGGGGCCCGCGGGTCCCCCGAGCGGGATCGGACACCTGCGTTTTTCCGTCAAATTTCGCAACCCGCCCACAAAAGCTCCACACATGCATCACCATGTGACGCGACGGATGCGTCGACGACTGGTTTCTGAGGGGGACACCGGCGTCGCGCAAGGGGGTGCATCCGCTCCATGGGAGCCGTGCTCACCCCTGCCCGGGGAGGGGACTTCACCGCATGAAGCGGACCATCCGCACCACCGCACTGACGGTCGGCGCGCTCATCGCCGCGCTCGGCCTGCAGGCCGGACCGGCCCAGGCCGACACCACCACACCCCGCATCGACCTGCGGGTCCTGCTGGTGAGCGACGGCGGACCGGCCACCGCCGCCGTGGCCGCGGAACTCGACGCGGCCGGAACGCCGTACACCAGGGTCGACCTCACCCGGTCCGACCGGCCCGTCATCGGTCCCGGCTTCCTCGCCGACACCGTCGGTGGCCGGCCCCGTGCCAAGTACCAGGCCGTGGTGCTGCCCAACGACAACCCCTTCGCCGCCGGCTCCGCCGAGATGGCCGCGCTGGCCTCCTACGAGCAGACGTACGCGATCCCGCAGGTCGACGCCTACACCTACGCCCGCCCCGAAGCGGGCCTGCAGTACCCGGTCGCCGGCGGCTACTCGGGCAGCATCGACGGCGTGCAGGCCGAGGTGACCGCGGCCGGCCGGACCGGCCCCTTCGGCTACCTCGACGGCACGGTGCCCTTCGAGGACGACTCGCCCACCGTCGGCGAGAGCTACGCCTACCTCTCGACGCCCGCGGCCGGCGCCGACTTCACCCCCTACGTGCAGGCGCCCATCCCGGGCACCTCCCGGCAGGGGTCGCTGGTCGGCGAGTACCGGCACGACGGGCGGCGGGAGCTGGTCGTCACCTTCGTCTACAACCGGTACCAGGAGCAGTTCCGGCTGCTCGCCCGGGGCATCGTGGAGTGGATGACCGGCGGTGTGCACCTCGGCGCCTCCCGCAACTACTTCGCCGTGCACGTCGACGACGTCTTCGCCGCCGACGACCGCTGGGACACCCAGCTCAACTGCACCCCCGGCGACGTCGACTGCACCAACGGCGCGGGCACGCCGAGCCCCATCCGCATGACCGCGGCCGACGTCGACCACGCCACCGCCTGGCAGGACAGCCACCACTTCACCCTCGACATGGTCTACAACGGTGCCGGCAGCGTCGACCAGCGCGAGGACGACAACGGCGTCGACCAGCTCGCCGACAAGCTCATCGCCGACCGCGCCCGGTTCCGCTGGGTGAACCACACCTACACCCACGCCTTCCTCGGCTGCGAGCAGAACACCACCGTGGTGCCCTGGACGTGCCGGACCAACGCCGACGGCAGCACCAAGTGGGTCGACCCGGGCACCATCAACAACGAGATCGCCACCAACCGCGCCTGGGGTCAGGCCGCCGGACTCCCGCTGCAGAACGACGAGTTGGTCACCGGCGAGCACTCGGGCCTGAGGATCCTGCCGCAGCAGCCCGCCGACAACCCCAACCTGGCACCCGTCCTCGCCCTCAACGGCGTCGCCTGGCTCGCCTCGGACAACTCCCGCGACCCGGAGCAGCGCAAGGTCGGCGCCGCCACCACCGTCTCCCGCTACCCGATGAACGTCTTCTACAACGCGGGCCGGGCCGCCGAGCAGGTCGACGAGTACAACTGGCTCTACACCAGCCGGGCCCAGGGCGGCAGCGGCGTCTGCGAGGACGACCCCGCCACCACCACCTGCCTGCCGGCCCCGCTGGACACCGGCACCGGCTACAGCGGCCACATCGTGCCGCTGGAGACCCGGATCGCCCTCGGTCACGTGCTCTCCAACGACCCCAAGCCGCACTTCATCCACCAGTCCAACCTCGCCGAGGACCGCATCGCCTACCCGGTGCTCGACGGCGTCATCGACGGCTACGACGGCCTGTTCGCGGACAACACCCCGCTGGTGAACCTGCGGATGAGGGACATCGGGGCCGAACTGCAGCGCCGCGCCGCCTGGAAGGCCGCCGTGAGCGCCGGACAGGTCACCGCCTACCGCATCGGCGGCGCCGTGACCGTGCAGGCGCCCGCCGGCCTCGCGGTCACCGCGACCCTGCCCACCGGCACCACCCTGCCCACCGGCGCCTTCGGCAGTCCCTACGCGGGCGAGGTCTCCGGCTGGACGGCCTCGATCGGCATCCCCCTCGTCCTCACCCTCCCGACGGCCGCCACGGCACCCTCCGCGCGCACCGCCGACGAGGCACCGGCCACCGGCCCCGCCCCGGACGCCAAGGTCCCGGCCGGCGTGACCCGGCAGGTTCCGTACACCCCGGACAGCTGAGCGGCGCACCGGCCCCAAGGACCTGACCGTCCCTTTCCCGTCCGTTCCGCGGCGCCCGCCCCGCGACGCCCCGGCACACCCGTGCGCGCACCCGTGCCCGCACGCCCGCGCGGCGGCCCCGGCGGCCGCCGCGCGGGCCGGGACGCCCGGCGGGCGGACCACGCAAGGCGGCCGGCGGGCCCGGTCCCCGTCGGCCGCCGGGACCCGCACGACCACCCCACACCTCGGACGTGGAGCACACCCATGCGCGTTCACCACGGCGCGCGCCGCTCCGGCGCGACGCGCGTCACCCTGCTCACCGAAGGCACCTATCCGCACAGCCACGGCGGCGTCAGCGTCTGGTGCGACCAGCTCGTCCAGGGCATGCCCGACCTCGACTTCGACGTCATCGCCGTCACCGGCACCGGACGCGAACCCGTGGTCTGGGACCTGCCCGCCCACGTCCGCGGCGTGCGCCCGGTACCCATGTGGGGTGCCCCGCCCGAGGGCCGCCCGCCCCGGGGCCGCGCCCGCAACCGGCTCGACGCGGCCTACGAGGGCTTCCTGACCGCCCTGCTCGACCCGCCCGCCGAGGACGGTTTCGCGCCCGCCCTCTACACGATGGCCCGGGCCGCCGCCGACGGCGCCCTCAGTCCCTTCCTGCGCGGGGACCGGGCCGTCACCCTGCTCGCCGCGGTGTGGAACCGCCCCGGTCTCGCCGTGCGCGAGGCCCGGCCCACCCTGCACGACGCGGTCACCGCGACCACCCTGCTGGAACACGCCCTGCGGCCCCTGGCCGCACCACCGCCGGAGGACGGCGTGGCCCACGCCGTCAGCGGCGGCGTCGCCGTCCTGCCCGGCCTCGCCGCCCTGGACCGCCACGCCGTCCCGCTGCTGCTCACCGAGCACGGCGTGTACCTGCGCGAGCGCTACCTCGGCTACCGCACGGCGCCGTACCGCTGGCCCGTCAAGGCCGTCGTCCTCGGATTCTTCCGGCTCCTCGCCGAGGAGAGCTACCGGCGGGCCGCCCTGATCACCCCGGGCAACCGCTACAACCGGCTCTGGGAGGAGCAGGGCGGCGCCGACCCGCAGTCCATCCGCACCGTCTACAACGGCGTGGACCCGGCCGCCTTCCCGCCGGCCGGGCCCGAACCCGGGACGCCCACGCTCAGCTGGGCGGGCCGCGTGGACCCCATCAAGGACCTGGAGACCCTCATCAGGGCCTTCTCCCTCGTGCGGGAGCGGATACCCGGCGCCCGGCTGCGCCTGTTCGGCGGCACCCCGCGCGGCGGCGAGGCCTACCGGGAGCGGTGCGAGGCACTGGCCGCAGAGCTGGGACACGCCGACGCCGTCACGTTCGAGGGCCGCGTCGACGACATCAAGGACGCCTACGCGGCCGGCAGCGTCGTCATGCTCTCCAGCATCAGCGAGGGCTTCCCGTTCACCCTCATCGAGGCGATGTCCTGCGGCCGGGCGACCGTCTCCACCGACGTCGGCGGCGTACGGGAGGCCGTCGGCGACACCGGGCTCGTCGTCCCGCCGCGCGACCCGGCCGCCATGGCCCGGGCCGCCCTCGACCTGCTCGCCGACCCCGGCCGGCGCAGGGCGATGGGGGAGGCCGCGCGGCTGCGGGTGATCGAACAGTTCACCCTGCGCCAGACCATCGACACCTTCCGCTCCATCTACCTCGAACTGTCCACCGCGGCCCGGCCGTTCGTGCCGGCACCGGTGCCGGCGGCAGAGCCGCGGGACATGGCAGCCGGTGCGGGGAGCGTGGCCGGATGAGCGGACCGATGGCCCTCGAACCGGGCGGAACCGAACAGGACACCCTGGCCCTGCGGCTCGCCGGCGCACCACCGCTGCCCCGCCGCCCCGACGACCGCACCCTCGCCCTCCGGCTGCCCCGGCACGGCCCGGACGAGGAGGCGGTCAGCGGGCTCGCCGCCGAGCTCGCCGACCGCGTCGGCCCGGCCGTCCACCCCTACGAGGTGGCCGCCCTGCTGGAGGCCGAGGGCCTGTCCGCCGATCTGATCAGGCAGCGGTACGGCCACCCCACCCTGTTCTCCCTGGCCACCGCCCTGTACCAGCAGGTGCCCCGCACCTTTCCCGAACCCGCCCCGCCCGCCGACCCCTGGCGCCCCGACCACGTGCGCTGCCTGCTGCGAGGGGTCCTCTTCGCCCTGCCGGGGCTCGCCTACCTGCTCACCGCGCCCCTGTGGCACCCCGGCCGGCACGCCGCGGCGCCCGTCGTGGCCGGCCTCGTCTCCTGGGCCTGGGGACAGGGGCTCGGCCACCGCGCCCACGTGCGGATGGCCACCGGGCGCCGGCAGGCGGCGCGCACCCTGCTGACCGGCGCCCCGCTCGGCGCGGCGGTGGCCACCGCCGCCGCCGTACCGGCCGCCGGCGGCGGCCCGGCGCTCCTGGCGGCGGCGGGCCAGTCGCTGTACCTCGCGGCGGCCGGCGTCCTGCTGGTGCTGGCCCGGGAACGGCTGCTGCTGGCCGCGCTCACCCCGCTGATCGCGGGCGCCGCCGCACTGCCCTGGTGGGAGCCGGGCCCGCCGCTGCGCACCGGCCTCGTCCTGCTGGCCCTGGCGGCCACGCTCGCCGCCACCGGACGGGCGCTGCACGGGGCCGCCCGGACGGCCCCGGCCGCCCCGGACGGCAAGCGGCCCCGCCTGCGCCGGTCCCTGCCGTACGGGCTGTTCGGGCTCGCCGCGGGCCTGCTGGTGCTGCTGGAGGGCCGGCGGGAACCGTACGCGGTGATCGTGCTGACCGTCAGCATGGGCCCCGCCGAGTGGCTGCTCTACCGCTACCGGGGGCTGTCCGTCGCCGCGCTCCGCGCGAGCGCCACCCCCGCCGGGTTCCTGCTGCGCTCCGCCGCCGTCCTGGGCCTGTGCCTGCTCGCCTACCTCCTCCCGCTGCTGCCGGCCGCCCTGCTCACCGGCGCCGCACCCGGCCCCCTGCTGCTGCTCGCCGCCGCCCTGTGGACCGCGCTGCTCCTACAGGCGTTCGGGACGGCCTGGCCGCCGGCCGTGATCTGCCTCGCCGCCGCGGGCACGGCCTGCGCGCCCGTCCTGCTGCACCTGCCGGGCGGTCCGGCCGCGCTGCCGCTGTGCTGCGCCGCCGCCGTGCTCTGCCTGGTGGCGTGCGCACTGGGGCTGCTCGGCCGGCCCGCCCGGCACGTCTGACCCGCCGTACCCGTCCCCGACCGTCCGCGACACCCCGCAACCACCGGAAGGACACACCGTTGACCTCCGCACCGCTCGCCGCCGTCACCGGAGCCGAGGGCTTCATCGGCTCCCACCTCACCGAGGCGCTCGTCGCCGCCGGTCACCGGGTCAGAGCCATGGCCCAGTACAACTCCTTCTCCTCCTACGGCTGGCTGGAGACCCTCGCCCCGGACGTCCTGGACCACGTGGAGATCGTCCTCGGCGAC
This is a stretch of genomic DNA from Streptomyces sp. TG1A-8. It encodes these proteins:
- a CDS encoding DUF5133 domain-containing protein → MLMAHPAVLKDLIAQYETLTLLGAEESTPQARQRLADISYTLCVATGTKDVDMALIAARHQLSGARPEDDSLLQAAEPAQAPSAA
- the pelF gene encoding GT4 family glycosyltransferase PelF, which produces MRVHHGARRSGATRVTLLTEGTYPHSHGGVSVWCDQLVQGMPDLDFDVIAVTGTGREPVVWDLPAHVRGVRPVPMWGAPPEGRPPRGRARNRLDAAYEGFLTALLDPPAEDGFAPALYTMARAAADGALSPFLRGDRAVTLLAAVWNRPGLAVREARPTLHDAVTATTLLEHALRPLAAPPPEDGVAHAVSGGVAVLPGLAALDRHAVPLLLTEHGVYLRERYLGYRTAPYRWPVKAVVLGFFRLLAEESYRRAALITPGNRYNRLWEEQGGADPQSIRTVYNGVDPAAFPPAGPEPGTPTLSWAGRVDPIKDLETLIRAFSLVRERIPGARLRLFGGTPRGGEAYRERCEALAAELGHADAVTFEGRVDDIKDAYAAGSVVMLSSISEGFPFTLIEAMSCGRATVSTDVGGVREAVGDTGLVVPPRDPAAMARAALDLLADPGRRRAMGEAARLRVIEQFTLRQTIDTFRSIYLELSTAARPFVPAPVPAAEPRDMAAGAGSVAG